One genomic window of Luteitalea pratensis includes the following:
- a CDS encoding NfeD family protein yields MDLLPPLSAFTVFLSICAVGFLFLVLALAFGGLFDFLETDHDFATGGPGFFSSRVMAVFVTAFGGFGAVATYYGLGPIPASLVGFGSGIVFGGAIYALARALYNQQVSTEVRADDLVGAVGRVVIGIPPGGVGQVRLRLGEELMDKIARTRDGVAIAENTSVQIEEVLGETVIVKKT; encoded by the coding sequence ATGGATCTCCTGCCACCGCTCTCGGCGTTCACGGTGTTCCTTTCGATCTGCGCGGTCGGGTTCCTGTTCCTGGTCCTGGCGCTCGCGTTCGGTGGGCTCTTCGACTTCCTCGAGACCGATCACGACTTCGCCACCGGCGGCCCCGGCTTCTTCAGCAGTCGCGTGATGGCCGTGTTCGTGACCGCCTTCGGCGGATTCGGAGCCGTCGCGACCTACTACGGGCTCGGTCCGATCCCGGCCTCGCTTGTCGGGTTCGGCAGCGGGATCGTGTTCGGCGGCGCGATCTACGCGCTGGCTCGCGCGCTCTACAACCAGCAGGTCAGCACCGAAGTCCGAGCCGACGATCTGGTCGGGGCAGTCGGCCGCGTGGTCATCGGGATACCGCCGGGTGGTGTTGGGCAAGTCCGCCTGCGCCTTGGCGAGGAGCTGATGGACAAGATCGCCCGCACGCGTGACGGGGTGGCGATTGCCGAGAACACTTCGGTGCAGATCGAAGAAGTGCTCGGAGAAACAGTGATCGTCAAGAAGACCTGA
- a CDS encoding PadR family transcriptional regulator: MPTKRQDSDRVALLQGTLDLLILKTLVLGPHHGQGMARTIQRQSEDAFSVDHGSLYLALQRLEDKGWITGRWGASENNRRARFYTLTRQGRAQLGEKATEWRKLARAIALILGPELGEAD; the protein is encoded by the coding sequence ATGCCGACCAAGAGACAGGACAGCGATCGTGTGGCGTTGCTGCAGGGCACGTTGGACCTGCTGATCTTGAAGACGCTCGTCCTCGGACCGCATCACGGGCAGGGGATGGCGAGGACGATTCAGCGCCAGTCCGAAGACGCGTTCTCCGTCGACCACGGCTCCTTGTACCTGGCGCTGCAGCGCCTCGAGGACAAAGGCTGGATCACAGGCAGGTGGGGCGCGTCGGAGAACAACCGCCGTGCACGCTTCTACACGCTGACCAGGCAGGGACGAGCACAACTCGGCGAGAAGGCGACCGAGTGGCGCAAGTTGGCGCGCGCGATCGCCTTGATCCTCGGGCCGGAGCTCGGAGAGGCGGACTGA